The Nitrospinota bacterium nucleotide sequence CGATAAACTCGCGCATGTCCCGCCGGTTATGCTGAACTCGGTTTTGTTTCCGGTAAGCGCAATGATGCTTACCATATTGCCAGACCCTGCATTCGAGATGGTAAAGCTCGTACTAGAGGTTGTCCCTGTTTCGACGTCTCCGAAATTGTGCGGGGATGCGGTTGTAAATACCATTGTGGGAGTAGAAGCGGTGATCACTTTATTGGTGATGTTCCCCGCGGCATCATAGGTGTAGGCTATCTGGTTTCCACCGATGAACGCGTTTGTGAGCCGTCCCGCACCGTCGTAGGTATAGTATTCATTTACTGCCGCCGCAAAAGCGCTTGACGCAAACATGGCGATAATGAAGATCGGCAGGAAGAATAACCCCGTCTTTATCGGTCTCATTTTATCGGACTCCTTTTTTTCGGCGTTAACCATTTTCAGTAAAGACCCGGCAGAGGGAAGAGACTTTTTTAAGTTTTCAAATATGTTTTTCATCATCCCCCCCCTTAGTATGCAAACGCGCCATAGAGTTTAGTGAACATGCCGCCGATACCCTCTTCGGCCCACTGCTCGCCGCATCGGTTTACTTCCTGCGCCACCGCGCCGTATTGCCCCGATGTGACAGCCTTGTTATAGGCCCGTCTCGACTTTTCGTCGCCATTGGCAAGGGTGGTTCCAATCCTCGCGACCTGTTTGACAGAATGACTGAAGTTCCCTCCCGTTGCGGCATCGGCGATGGCAAGCGGAGCGCCGAACGCGACCCCAACGGCAACGTCGGTAGCGGCAGATGCGGCGGCTCTTGTCACGACCGTTCCGGTACCCTGTCCTTCAGCAAGGGCATCAGTAGCTTCATCGTAGGCCGCTGTCAGGGCGCCAACTGCCGTCCCTAAGGTCTTCACAGCCTTTGCGCCTTTGGCCAGTTTGGCCGCCTTTGCCGCTTCGTCCGCGTTTTTAGCTCCGGCCTCCAGCCCTTTTTCAACACCTTCGAAAAGGCTTTGTGTGGCAACTCCCTGCCAGTCGGGATTGATACCGCCGCCGGGAGCCGCAGCCTTTTCAACTGTCCGTTCGGTCTGATCGCCGTCACCGGGCGATTTGGCGGTAGTTGGAACCGGGCTTGGCGGTTCGGGTATGGCGCTGGCAGGCGCTTTTTCATGCCACGACTCGGTATCCGGTGCCAGCTGGCCCGGCAACAGATCGTTCGGATTTAATCCAAAGAAGCTGGCGTAGGCGCCGCTCATCTCGTCACCGAGGATATGACCGAGTTTTAACGAATCGACGACAAGTGCGTCGAAGCCGTTCGGGTCGGCGTACTTTTTCGGGTTCCCCATAGCGTACTGGTAAGGGTTGATGCTCTTCGGCCCGATAGAAGCCACGGAGTCTCGCGAGAGGAACCTGCCGTTCGACGCATCGTAATAGCGCGCCTTGTTGTAATAAAGCCCCGTGGTACCTTCCTGCATTACTCCGGCTCTCCCCTGATAGGTGAAGGGATTTTCGACCGCGCCACCCGAACCTATTATCTCGCCGTAGGGGGAGTATGCGTAGGAGTTGACTACCGCTCCCGCATTATCGGAGGTGAATAAAGTGTTGCCGGATTCGTCGTAGTGATAGAAGTAGCGTGTGGTGTTGTCCGCTTCGACCGCGTGGAGGAGACCGCCTGTCGGAGTATGGATATAATACCTAACCACTGTGCCAATCTTATCTTTCACTACCGATACCGCTGGTGCGCCGAGAATATTATTCCACACATAGTTGGTTACGGTTGTTCCTCCATCGTTTGTGCGGGAGAGCATCCGCCCATGCGCGTCATATGTGATGTCGACGGTTGTTGCTCCTTCGGTGTAGTTGGTCAAGCGTGAAGCGCCGTCCCATGTATATGTCCTGGTGCCATCGGCAGTAGTCCGGCCAAGAGAGTCGTAGGAAAATCCAGCAGTGCTGACCTGCGATGCGGCGTCGAAAGTCCGGGCTGTCGTAGCGGTCACGGGCGCGGGTGCTACAGGGACACTCCTGGCGGCGGAGGAGATCTCTCCTACGCTGTTCCTTGCCAGAGTGATAGAAGAAAGTGCGCCTTCGGTAATCCCAGTGACATTGCTGTCATTGTCGTATGTATAGGTGGTGATGACTCCATTCGGCCTTGTTATTGTCGACAACCTGCCGGCAGAATCATATGCGAAGGCGGTCGTTCCCCCAACCCAGTCGCTGACGCCTGTAAGACGTTTTCTGCTGTCGTATGTGTAGGTGACAATTTTGCCTGTAGAAAGCGTCACGGTCGCAAGGTTGTTGTCAGGGTCATATGTGGCTGTGATGCCGTTGCTGTTTGTTTTCCTGCCGAGAAGGTCATACCCGATCATAATTCCAGAACCTGTGATGAGCCTCCCAACTTCATCGTATGTGTAGTTAAGCGTTAGTCCTGTCGAGAACGCCCTCTGCGTGACGTTGCCGACACCGTCGTATGTCATGGCAACGGTAGATGTATCGGGGAAGGTGATGTTGGATAGCCTGTTGCGCGAGTCGTATCCGTAGGTTGTTTCTTTCGCAAGCGGATCGGTGTTGGAAGTGAGTCTCCCTTGCAGGTCGTATCCGCTATCCCAGAAATTTCCGTTCGGGTCGGTGACGCGGGTAATCTGCCCGATCGCATTTCGGGTGTAGCTTGCGCTGACAGCGCTCGCAAGAGTTACCCCTGTCAGAACGCCCCCTGGGCCATATGTCCTCTCGATTGTATCGCCGTTAGGTTTTGTCACCCCTGTTACCAGCCCCATTGCGTTGTGCGTGATGGAGGTTTTATCACCCTGCGGGCTCGTAACTCCGGTAACGCGCCCCATGCTGTCGGTGTCGATAGTGGCGGTATTGTTTGCCGGGTCGGACGAGGATGCGGGGGTCCCCTCCGCGGTGTACCCCTGGCTTATCGATTCGGCTGAGGTGTTGTCGGTTACCGATGCCACGCGACCGAGCTTGTCGTAGTTTATTGTCATGGTATTGCCGGACGGCGAGGCGAATGTGGATGGCCTCCCGAGCGAGTCGTATGTCCGTGTGACTGTGTTTCCAGCCGGGTCAGTGACGGAAAGGAGCCTGTCCATCAGATCGTATGTAAAGGTGGTGATGGCGCCGGTGCGGTCGGTCATGCTGGTCATATTACCGTTCATGTCGTAGGCGTAGTCTGTGAAATTCCAATTTTCATCCGTGATGCGCATTACCTGGTTCGCCTTGTTGTAGCTCATCATTTTCGTAGTAGTATCCGCGTGCGTAACTGTTATCAGCCTGTTGTTGTTATCGTAGGTATGACTGGTAACGTTTCCTGAGTGATCCTGAATAGTGTTCAGGGTCCCGTCTGTGTTGTATGTGAATGTCGTTGTTCCGCCGAGTGTGGTGGTGACGGTCTCCATCTGCCCGCGAGCGTTGTATGTGTATGCCGTAACGCCAAGGATCCTGTCCAGCTTTGTGGTCAGGTTTCCTGCCGCGTCGTACTGGAAGGTCTCAAAAGTGCCGTCCGGGTAGTCTATCCTTGAAACCTTCTTGAAGGTGAACCCGTTGAAGGTTATCGGCGTGTACTGGTAGCTTACCGAGTTGCCGTCCGGGAGGCTGATGGACGACGCCTTCCCGCTTGCAGGGTCGATGGTGATGGATGTTGTGTTTCCCCGCCTGTCGGTGATCGAGTTTCGCGCGCCGCTTGCGGCGGAGCCGAGAGTTAGCGTCTTTGCGTTCTTATCGGTGACCGATTGCAGTTCGCCGTTCGCGCTGTGCGTGTGCTGTGTGGTGTCGGTGTTCGGGTCGGTCATCGTTGTGGTGTTCCCGCTGTAGGTGAATGTCTGTGTGTTTCCGTATGCGTCGGTCTGCGTCTTCACCTTGCCGCTGTGGTACTGCGACTCGGCAATGGTGTAGTAGGTTTGGGTGTAGGGGGTGTTCCCTTCGGGGAGAGTTTTCGAGATGAGCTGTCCCTTGTCGGCGCCGTCCGGCGCGGCGTAGGCATAATCGGTGAAGTAACCGTATACATCGGTGAATCTCGTGAGGTTTCGGCTGGTATCCCTGCCGTACCAGACGGTTCTGTCGGTAGTGCTGGTTGTCGGGCTGGTCTTTTTCCACTCCCTGACCATATAGAGGTATCCGTTCGCGTCATGGGCAAGTTCAAACTTCCTTTCCATATTGTTATCGGTGATCTCGTTAAGGAAACCGTTCGTGCCGTAATTCAGGTAGAGGACGTTCCCCTTTCCGTCTTCTATCTTCGTCAGCTTGTGCGCTGTCGCCGACCACGGAACGGAGAATGTGTAGAAGAGTTTTGTGCCGGGGTCACGGACGATTATCTCCGAGCCGGGTTGCTGAATCTCGTATGGGGTATCGAGGTTCGTATCCTGTGTCCATGACCCCGCTCCGTCTGAATGGAACTTCGTCATCTTCCCCTTGTCGTTTACAAGTGAGAGGAGGTTCCCGGTCCAGTGGATGCTCCACTCAAAGTTGTGCCTCCAGTTGTTGCCGAGCGAACCGCCAATTCCCGCTACTCTCATCCTGGAGGCGTAGTAGCGCTGAAACCTTAATGGTAGCGG carries:
- a CDS encoding DUF6531 domain-containing protein, whose protein sequence is MTVEKSDAEPFTSGKSGDILKPIGKRVSHMATFFALLLASLIITGLPSAWAVDYSSNNYPSVGSVTITEIGQTGTFDIDGYGCGWTGSAVVADSGVATVSPTAISASGIETFTVTAAAGGETSITITWAQDGNPVVNDYGDTNLCNSSGSITIFIYIDLPLTPVGGSGSDFPDAGTDGDPVNTHTGELFFTEPPDINLGGPLPLRFQRYYASRMRVAGIGGSLGNNWRHNFEWSIHWTGNLLSLVNDKGKMTKFHSDGAGSWTQDTNLDTPYEIQQPGSEIIVRDPGTKLFYTFSVPWSATAHKLTKIEDGKGNVLYLNYGTNGFLNEITDNNMERKFELAHDANGYLYMVREWKKTSPTTSTTDRTVWYGRDTSRNLTRFTDVYGYFTDYAYAAPDGADKGQLISKTLPEGNTPYTQTYYTIAESQYHSGKVKTQTDAYGNTQTFTYSGNTTTMTDPNTDTTQHTHSANGELQSVTDKNAKTLTLGSAASGARNSITDRRGNTTSITIDPASGKASSISLPDGNSVSYQYTPITFNGFTFKKVSRIDYPDGTFETFQYDAAGNLTTKLDRILGVTAYTYNARGQMETVTTTLGGTTTFTYNTDGTLNTIQDHSGNVTSHTYDNNNRLITVTHADTTTKMMSYNKANQVMRITDENWNFTDYAYDMNGNMTSMTDRTGAITTFTYDLMDRLLSVTDPAGNTVTRTYDSLGRPSTFASPSGNTMTINYDKLGRVASVTDNTSAESISQGYTAEGTPASSSDPANNTATIDTDSMGRVTGVTSPQGDKTSITHNAMGLVTGVTKPNGDTIERTYGPGGVLTGVTLASAVSASYTRNAIGQITRVTDPNGNFWDSGYDLQGRLTSNTDPLAKETTYGYDSRNRLSNITFPDTSTVAMTYDGVGNVTQRAFSTGLTLNYTYDEVGRLITGSGIMIGYDLLGRKTNSNGITATYDPDNNLATVTLSTGKIVTYTYDSRKRLTGVSDWVGGTTAFAYDSAGRLSTITRPNGVITTYTYDNDSNVTGITEGALSSITLARNSVGEISSAARSVPVAPAPVTATTARTFDAASQVSTAGFSYDSLGRTTADGTRTYTWDGASRLTNYTEGATTVDITYDAHGRMLSRTNDGGTTVTNYVWNNILGAPAVSVVKDKIGTVVRYYIHTPTGGLLHAVEADNTTRYFYHYDESGNTLFTSDNAGAVVNSYAYSPYGEIIGSGGAVENPFTYQGRAGVMQEGTTGLYYNKARYYDASNGRFLSRDSVASIGPKSINPYQYAMGNPKKYADPNGFDALVVDSLKLGHILGDEMSGAYASFFGLNPNDLLPGQLAPDTESWHEKAPASAIPEPPSPVPTTAKSPGDGDQTERTVEKAAAPGGGINPDWQGVATQSLFEGVEKGLEAGAKNADEAAKAAKLAKGAKAVKTLGTAVGALTAAYDEATDALAEGQGTGTVVTRAAASAATDVAVGVAFGAPLAIADAATGGNFSHSVKQVARIGTTLANGDEKSRRAYNKAVTSGQYGAVAQEVNRCGEQWAEEGIGGMFTKLYGAFAY